The Nocardioides humi genome includes a region encoding these proteins:
- a CDS encoding LuxR C-terminal-related transcriptional regulator, translating to MREVEQAYIEHVPNVLHAAGHGLNRYDLTTSESVSIVADVTSDFMSGYQEYGRFDDPVMSYIREYGRPVDDSRVPMATPWEQTAVYELLAADGFHHSLRAPVVIAGQFAGAIAFARSRSHGTFRSSDLTIARRVAEQLALAMERALRFEQTGRRVTLLEDALNHVPQGLIVIGADGLPIFVNRAASTPPRGHARADVEIVGDHGEEIRQELWSNNRRIATMNLTDGCGGRKLVAKSVKLGGSSAASLTLVYRTEESGGPQSLPFWDVLTPRENEIAELVSAGLTTKQIAERAFISENTVKQHLKRIFTKTDVRNRAELMQRVWSAGKRPDAGPVE from the coding sequence ATGCGCGAGGTGGAGCAGGCGTACATCGAGCACGTGCCCAACGTGCTCCATGCCGCCGGTCACGGTCTCAACCGCTACGACCTCACGACATCGGAGTCCGTCTCGATCGTCGCCGACGTCACCTCCGACTTCATGTCCGGCTACCAGGAGTACGGTCGCTTCGACGATCCGGTGATGTCCTACATCCGCGAGTACGGCCGACCGGTCGACGACTCCCGGGTCCCCATGGCGACACCCTGGGAGCAGACCGCCGTGTACGAGCTCCTCGCGGCCGACGGGTTCCACCACTCGCTGCGTGCCCCGGTCGTCATCGCGGGCCAGTTCGCCGGTGCGATCGCCTTCGCGCGGAGCCGTTCCCACGGCACGTTCCGGTCATCGGACCTGACCATCGCGCGCCGTGTGGCGGAGCAGCTGGCCCTGGCGATGGAGCGCGCTCTCCGCTTCGAGCAGACCGGGCGCCGGGTCACCCTCCTGGAGGACGCGCTCAACCACGTGCCGCAGGGCCTGATCGTGATCGGCGCCGACGGCCTGCCCATCTTCGTCAATCGGGCTGCCTCCACCCCACCACGCGGTCACGCCCGTGCGGACGTGGAGATCGTCGGTGACCACGGCGAGGAGATCCGGCAGGAGCTGTGGTCCAACAACCGCCGGATCGCCACGATGAACCTCACCGACGGATGCGGCGGCCGCAAGCTCGTCGCGAAGTCGGTGAAGCTCGGCGGGAGCAGTGCGGCATCGCTCACCCTGGTGTACCGGACCGAGGAGTCGGGTGGCCCCCAGAGCCTTCCCTTCTGGGACGTGCTCACGCCGCGCGAGAACGAGATCGCCGAGCTGGTGAGTGCCGGCCTGACCACCAAGCAGATCGCGGAGCGCGCATTCATCAGCGAGAACACAGTCAAGCAGCATCTCAAGCGGATCTTCACCAAGACCGACGTCCGCAACCGGGCCGAGCTCATGCAGCGGGTGTGGAGCGCGGGCAAGCGCCCCGACGCCGGACCGGTCGAGTAG
- a CDS encoding NAD(P)/FAD-dependent oxidoreductase yields the protein MHRGVLIVGASLAAVNAAESLRQEGYAGPITMIGDESALPYSRPPLSKEGLLGAPLTGTVLRTAEWYGVQGIDLRLGTRAVELDARRQLVRTADGSEAAYGRLIVTTGSSAKAAPGRANPHVLRLRTQEDCVQLRQALLSARTLVIIGGGFLGLEIASIAVQVGIRCVLIEALPHLLSVPFGDEMGDWFGEVHRSQGVAVRCGVPVVDVAGVPGRFAVHLADGEVVEADLVVAAVGTSPSVEWLRTSGLAIGDGVICDTFGQASVPGVYAAGDVGRSYNDLYDQHLRIEHWTNAVERGRAVALAALGTEPTPYRAVPYFWSQQYTHMIHFVGHAFAATATRLRRIDDRSRVGIYGRGARLSAALCINAPHVAARLRAHIAQGLGWAAAVEELDSLAMHDMGSAVQDPSIG from the coding sequence ATGCATCGCGGGGTACTCATCGTCGGTGCGTCCCTGGCGGCCGTGAACGCGGCCGAGTCCTTGCGCCAGGAGGGCTACGCCGGCCCGATCACGATGATCGGCGACGAGTCCGCGCTCCCCTACTCACGTCCGCCGCTCTCCAAGGAGGGCCTCCTCGGGGCCCCGCTCACCGGGACCGTGCTCCGCACCGCGGAGTGGTACGGCGTCCAGGGCATCGATCTGCGTCTCGGCACGCGGGCGGTCGAGCTGGACGCCCGCAGGCAGCTCGTCAGGACGGCCGACGGATCCGAGGCCGCCTACGGCCGGCTGATCGTGACCACCGGGTCGTCGGCGAAGGCGGCGCCCGGCCGGGCCAACCCGCACGTCCTGAGGCTCCGCACGCAGGAGGACTGCGTACAGCTGCGCCAGGCGTTGCTCAGTGCGCGCACCTTGGTGATCATCGGCGGCGGCTTCCTGGGCCTCGAGATCGCCTCGATCGCCGTGCAGGTGGGAATCCGGTGTGTCCTGATCGAGGCATTGCCCCACCTGCTCTCGGTTCCGTTCGGGGACGAGATGGGCGACTGGTTCGGTGAGGTCCACCGGTCCCAGGGCGTCGCAGTCCGGTGCGGCGTGCCGGTGGTGGACGTCGCCGGCGTTCCCGGCCGGTTCGCGGTCCACCTCGCCGACGGCGAGGTGGTCGAGGCCGACCTGGTGGTCGCGGCCGTGGGCACCAGTCCCTCGGTCGAGTGGTTGCGGACCAGCGGCCTCGCGATCGGGGACGGCGTCATCTGCGACACCTTCGGCCAGGCATCGGTCCCGGGGGTGTACGCCGCCGGCGACGTCGGGCGGTCCTACAACGACCTCTACGACCAGCACCTGCGCATCGAGCATTGGACCAACGCCGTGGAGCGCGGCCGTGCGGTGGCACTCGCAGCCCTGGGGACCGAGCCCACGCCGTACCGCGCGGTGCCCTACTTCTGGTCGCAGCAGTACACGCACATGATCCACTTCGTCGGCCATGCGTTCGCGGCGACCGCCACCCGCCTGCGCCGGATCGACGACCGCAGCCGCGTCGGGATCTACGGCCGCGGAGCCCGGCTGTCGGCGGCACTGTGCATCAATGCGCCCCACGTCGCGGCCCGGCTGCGGGCTCACATCGCGCAGGGTCTCGGTTGGGCGGCCGCTGTCGAGGAGCTGGACTCGCTGGCGATGCATGACATGGGGTCAGCCGTCCAAGATCCCTCGATCGGGTAA
- a CDS encoding mycofactocin-coupled SDR family oxidoreductase: MGRVDGKVALITGVARGQGRAHALRLAEEGASIVGFDALTQFDSAPYPMPVDDDLAETERLVTERGGRIVTRVADVRDLDQVQGMVDLAFDEYGRLDTVVANAGICGFGKAWELDKSAWDEMIDVNLTGVWNTLRASVPRIIEQDQGGSLILTASVAGFSGMRNVSHYVAAKHGVVGLMRAYSNEVAPHNIRVNAICPTTVDTDLIHNPYFYSLFVPGVENPTREQAGQALMANKPFNTPWVETVDIANAALFLASDEARYITGVLLPVLGGPV, encoded by the coding sequence ATGGGACGCGTCGACGGCAAGGTCGCACTCATCACCGGGGTCGCCCGCGGTCAGGGCCGCGCGCACGCGCTGCGGCTGGCCGAGGAGGGCGCCAGCATCGTGGGCTTCGACGCCCTCACCCAGTTCGACTCCGCGCCGTATCCGATGCCCGTCGACGACGACCTCGCCGAGACCGAGCGGCTCGTGACCGAGCGCGGCGGCAGGATCGTCACCCGCGTCGCCGACGTGCGCGACCTCGACCAGGTGCAGGGGATGGTCGACCTGGCGTTCGACGAGTACGGGCGCCTCGACACCGTGGTGGCCAATGCCGGCATCTGCGGCTTCGGCAAGGCATGGGAGCTCGACAAGTCGGCGTGGGACGAGATGATCGACGTCAACCTGACCGGCGTTTGGAACACGTTGCGTGCCTCGGTGCCTCGGATCATCGAGCAGGACCAGGGCGGCTCGCTGATCCTGACGGCGTCCGTAGCGGGGTTCAGCGGTATGCGGAACGTGTCGCACTACGTCGCCGCGAAACACGGGGTGGTCGGCCTGATGCGCGCGTACTCCAACGAGGTCGCGCCGCACAACATCCGTGTCAACGCGATCTGTCCGACCACGGTGGACACCGACCTGATCCACAACCCGTACTTCTACAGCCTCTTCGTGCCCGGGGTGGAGAACCCGACCCGCGAGCAGGCGGGCCAGGCGCTGATGGCGAACAAGCCCTTCAACACCCCCTGGGTCGAGACCGTCGACATCGCGAACGCCGCGCTGTTCCTGGCCTCCGACGAGGCGCGCTACATCACCGGCGTCCTGCTGCCCGTCCTGGGCGGTCCCGTCTAG
- a CDS encoding ABC transporter ATP-binding protein: MSTVAIDGLEKRFGEFTAIRQLDLTVEQGELVSLLGPSGCGKTTTLRCVAGLEHPTAGTISIGARLVAHGGRGRTVPPEKRDLGMVFQSYALWPHMTVAGNVAYPLRRAGVRRSEARRRAAEMVELVGLAAKLDSPVSQLSGGQQQRVSLARALVKSPQVLLCDEPLSNLDASLRRQVRNEIRRLHDETGTTCVYVTHDQEEAVALSDRIVVMQDGEATQIGSPRDIFSRPRTEFIARFVGIENVLPVADTAIRAGGGHELGTALGSRLVSAQTLDESPVACAFRSEDVVIADDVAELNVFRATVLNSTFVGTYTELLLQVDGTTVGCRLPERDLQGRARPEVGGQVAFRVAPENVVPLASA, encoded by the coding sequence ATGTCGACAGTCGCCATCGACGGCCTCGAGAAGCGGTTCGGTGAGTTCACCGCCATCCGCCAGCTCGACCTCACGGTCGAGCAGGGGGAGCTCGTCAGCCTGCTCGGGCCGAGCGGCTGCGGCAAGACGACGACACTGCGGTGCGTGGCGGGGCTCGAGCACCCGACCGCGGGCACGATCTCGATCGGCGCCCGGCTGGTCGCCCACGGTGGGCGGGGCCGGACCGTCCCGCCCGAGAAGCGCGACCTGGGCATGGTCTTCCAGAGCTATGCGCTGTGGCCACACATGACGGTCGCGGGCAACGTGGCCTACCCGTTGCGCCGGGCGGGTGTACGGCGCTCGGAGGCGCGGCGTCGCGCGGCCGAGATGGTGGAGCTGGTCGGCCTCGCCGCCAAGCTGGACAGTCCGGTGTCGCAGCTCTCGGGTGGGCAGCAGCAGCGCGTCTCGCTGGCGAGGGCGCTGGTGAAGTCACCTCAGGTCCTGCTCTGCGACGAGCCTCTGTCGAACCTGGATGCCTCGCTGCGGCGTCAGGTGCGCAACGAGATCCGGCGCCTCCACGACGAGACCGGGACGACGTGCGTCTACGTCACCCACGACCAGGAGGAGGCCGTCGCCCTCTCCGACCGCATCGTGGTGATGCAGGACGGTGAGGCCACCCAGATCGGCAGCCCCCGCGACATCTTCTCCAGGCCGCGCACCGAGTTCATCGCGCGCTTCGTCGGGATCGAGAACGTCCTCCCGGTCGCCGACACGGCCATCCGTGCCGGTGGCGGACATGAGCTCGGCACCGCCCTGGGGAGCCGCCTGGTGTCGGCCCAGACGCTCGACGAGAGCCCGGTCGCCTGCGCGTTCCGGTCCGAGGACGTCGTGATCGCCGACGATGTCGCTGAGCTCAACGTGTTCCGCGCAACCGTCCTGAACAGCACCTTCGTGGGCACCTACACCGAGCTCCTGCTCCAGGTCGACGGCACGACCGTGGGCTGCCGGCTCCCCGAGCGCGACCTGCAGGGACGGGCTCGGCCCGAGGTCGGCGGACAGGTCGCGTTCCGCGTGGCGCCGGAGAACGTCGTCCCGCTCGCCTCCGCCTGA
- a CDS encoding ABC transporter permease: MPGSIAAIGDRLRKSGGIATAVRLGACLVIVAVLAGPMLAVVYGAFRSEPPGIPGEWTLDSVRGMFDDPSAVKSLRNTALIVVTVVPLAMAIALYFAWTAARTNTPLRWLITPAMALSLAVPPLFFALSWRLVGNESSGLLAEISGALPLVPELSFDAESMLGLILVSAVKLAPFLYFIIIGPVMAMDSTQEEASRLSNAGPFVTFVRVTLPALAPALLGASLLAVVICLEFFEIPLLLGTAPRIRVISTEIYDQINNSMPPDYSGGFALALLPIVAVIGIVVLQRRVIGNRSFQTVGGKGSRATVVDLRRGRVPNLVVMLVALLVLAVLPIAQLVVGSLQPIFGLDQGHYGLQSYRAVLDQPQLREAVTNSLLLGTVGGGIAMVLALVLSMTSGRRNATRVDRLVGSASWLPWAAPGIILSIGIYSVFLVVPGLARFYGSIWIMLAGLIISVMPVAARAAEGGVAQLSWELQDAARTSGAGPLRVFTDVVVRLLLPTFLAGWLISAVVVAGNLSVVIMLGTPSSTPTVPVMAYRLMTAGNMSQAAALFLVFMACIAAVSLVLAVAQRLARAAVTGRAPRVADTPVPGAAAAEPIAS; encoded by the coding sequence ATGCCTGGATCCATCGCGGCCATCGGGGACCGGCTGCGGAAGTCCGGTGGCATCGCGACGGCTGTTCGCCTCGGGGCGTGCCTCGTCATCGTCGCGGTGCTGGCGGGGCCGATGCTGGCCGTCGTCTACGGAGCCTTCCGGTCCGAGCCCCCCGGCATACCGGGGGAGTGGACGCTGGACTCCGTGCGCGGCATGTTCGACGACCCGTCCGCGGTGAAGTCTCTGCGCAACACCGCGCTGATCGTGGTGACGGTCGTGCCCCTGGCGATGGCGATCGCGCTCTACTTCGCGTGGACCGCAGCGCGGACGAACACGCCGCTGCGCTGGCTCATCACCCCGGCCATGGCGCTGTCGCTGGCCGTGCCGCCCCTCTTCTTCGCGCTCAGCTGGCGCCTGGTCGGCAACGAGAGCTCGGGCCTGCTCGCCGAGATCTCGGGAGCCCTGCCCCTCGTCCCGGAGCTGTCCTTCGACGCCGAGTCGATGCTGGGGCTGATCCTGGTCAGCGCGGTGAAGCTCGCTCCCTTCCTCTACTTCATCATCATCGGTCCCGTCATGGCGATGGACTCGACCCAGGAGGAGGCCTCCCGGTTGTCCAACGCCGGGCCGTTCGTCACGTTCGTCCGGGTGACCCTGCCGGCACTCGCTCCGGCACTGCTCGGTGCCTCGCTCCTCGCGGTGGTGATCTGCCTGGAGTTCTTCGAGATCCCGCTGCTGCTCGGCACGGCACCGCGCATCCGCGTCATCTCCACCGAGATCTACGACCAGATCAACAACAGCATGCCGCCCGACTACTCCGGCGGGTTCGCGCTGGCGCTGCTCCCGATCGTCGCGGTGATCGGCATCGTGGTCCTGCAGCGAAGGGTGATCGGCAACCGCAGCTTCCAGACGGTGGGTGGCAAGGGCTCCCGTGCCACCGTGGTCGACCTCCGCCGGGGTCGGGTGCCCAACCTCGTCGTCATGCTGGTCGCACTGCTCGTTCTCGCGGTCCTGCCGATAGCCCAGCTCGTGGTCGGCTCGTTGCAGCCCATCTTCGGTCTGGACCAGGGTCACTACGGTCTCCAGTCCTACCGCGCGGTGCTCGACCAGCCCCAGCTGCGCGAGGCCGTGACCAACAGTCTCCTCCTCGGGACCGTGGGCGGCGGGATCGCGATGGTGCTCGCACTGGTCCTCAGCATGACGAGCGGGCGCCGCAACGCGACACGGGTCGACCGGCTCGTCGGGTCCGCCTCGTGGCTGCCCTGGGCGGCGCCCGGGATCATCCTGTCGATCGGGATCTACTCGGTCTTCCTCGTGGTGCCTGGGCTGGCTCGTTTCTACGGGTCGATCTGGATCATGCTCGCCGGGCTGATCATCTCCGTGATGCCGGTCGCGGCCCGCGCGGCCGAGGGCGGCGTCGCCCAGCTCTCCTGGGAGCTCCAGGACGCCGCCCGCACCTCCGGTGCCGGACCGCTCCGGGTGTTCACCGACGTCGTCGTGCGCCTGCTGCTGCCGACCTTCCTCGCGGGCTGGCTGATCTCGGCCGTCGTCGTCGCGGGCAACCTGTCGGTCGTGATCATGCTCGGTACGCCGAGCAGCACGCCGACGGTCCCGGTGATGGCCTATCGCCTGATGACCGCCGGCAACATGTCGCAGGCGGCCGCGCTGTTCCTCGTCTTCATGGCCTGCATCGCGGCGGTCAGCCTGGTGCTGGCCGTCGCGCAGCGCCTGGCGAGGGCGGCCGTGACCGGCCGTGCGCCGCGCGTGGCCGACACCCCCGTTCCCGGCGCGGCTGCCGCCGAGCCGATCGCGTCCTGA
- a CDS encoding carboxymuconolactone decarboxylase family protein, whose translation MDDRYERGRVRRKEVLGDAYVEEVLAAATPFTRDLQEYVTRACWGDIWSRPGLLRRERSILNIGMLVALGRAAELRLHLRAALSGGVTVREIRELLLQSAFYCGGPAALDAFRVASDVLDELGLDQAEADTTCRHLVHQAAFAWAEHAPSDISEKVRSALDDLRPHLCGVHLLTYGPDLGLNEETADFAVFGLFADEPAYRAYADHPDHRSILHDLVLPNATSRTVIQYQV comes from the coding sequence GTGGACGATCGGTACGAGCGCGGGCGCGTGCGGCGCAAGGAGGTGCTCGGCGATGCGTACGTCGAGGAGGTGCTGGCAGCGGCCACTCCGTTCACACGAGATCTGCAGGAGTACGTCACGCGCGCCTGCTGGGGTGACATCTGGAGCCGCCCGGGGCTCCTGCGCCGCGAGCGCAGCATCCTCAACATCGGAATGCTGGTCGCCCTCGGGCGGGCAGCTGAGCTCCGGCTGCACCTGCGCGCGGCACTCTCCGGTGGTGTCACCGTCCGCGAGATCAGGGAGCTGCTGCTCCAGAGCGCCTTCTACTGTGGCGGCCCGGCGGCTCTCGACGCCTTCCGGGTCGCCTCCGACGTCCTCGACGAGCTGGGCCTCGACCAGGCCGAGGCCGACACGACGTGCCGGCACCTGGTCCATCAGGCGGCGTTCGCGTGGGCCGAGCACGCGCCCTCCGACATCTCCGAGAAGGTCCGTTCGGCGCTCGACGACCTGCGGCCCCACCTGTGCGGCGTGCATCTGCTCACCTATGGGCCGGATCTCGGCCTGAACGAGGAGACCGCCGACTTCGCGGTGTTCGGGCTCTTCGCCGACGAGCCGGCCTATCGTGCCTATGCCGACCACCCGGACCACCGATCCATCCTGCACGACCTGGTGCTGCCGAACGCCACGTCCAGAACGGTCATCCAGTACCAGGTCTGA
- a CDS encoding ABC transporter substrate-binding protein: protein MRFRAISRGLQLGVALVLASTLVAACGDDDKEASGSDDLMFTVGSLDELYQAAKDNGEDELVFYSILAEAWKPLFDKFTETYPDITIKSEAICCADQYTKLQQEFATKQHTVDVVMAGPQQIDQYADSGWVEFYDASQYDMADIGVLHDGITMANGTGFGIVYNTDGVSEPPTSWDDLLDPQYKGKIALQDLTKVSGTEALYSNLSENGEISGDHMAKLAAQEPKIVASSTEYPQVVGAGEAMIGVGMPISFYQAVKSSGPLGMVFPVEGNADSGQFMAPQATMLSTQAPHPNAGKLFIAWLYTPEGQEAIAARGDYGLVSGSPGPEGFPGIDDLTAMPVPEDQSALDEKYTAEWKPLFG, encoded by the coding sequence ATGAGGTTCCGCGCTATCTCGAGAGGGCTGCAGCTCGGCGTTGCGCTGGTCCTCGCATCGACCCTGGTCGCCGCCTGCGGCGACGACGACAAGGAGGCGTCCGGCTCCGACGACCTGATGTTCACCGTCGGCTCGCTGGACGAGCTCTACCAAGCGGCCAAGGACAACGGTGAGGACGAGCTGGTCTTCTACAGCATCCTCGCGGAGGCCTGGAAGCCGCTGTTCGACAAGTTCACCGAGACGTACCCCGACATCACGATCAAGAGCGAGGCCATCTGCTGCGCCGATCAGTACACCAAGCTCCAGCAGGAGTTCGCCACCAAGCAGCACACCGTGGACGTCGTCATGGCAGGTCCCCAGCAGATCGACCAGTACGCCGACTCCGGCTGGGTCGAGTTCTATGACGCGAGTCAGTACGACATGGCCGACATCGGCGTGCTGCACGACGGCATCACCATGGCCAACGGGACCGGCTTCGGCATCGTCTACAACACCGATGGGGTGAGCGAGCCCCCGACATCCTGGGACGACCTGCTCGACCCCCAGTACAAGGGCAAGATCGCTCTCCAGGACCTGACGAAGGTCAGCGGCACCGAGGCGCTCTACTCCAACCTCTCCGAGAACGGCGAGATCTCCGGGGACCACATGGCCAAGCTCGCCGCGCAGGAACCGAAGATCGTCGCCTCGTCGACCGAGTACCCCCAGGTCGTCGGGGCCGGGGAGGCGATGATCGGCGTCGGCATGCCGATCAGCTTCTACCAGGCGGTCAAGAGCAGCGGGCCGCTCGGGATGGTGTTCCCCGTCGAGGGCAACGCCGACAGCGGACAGTTCATGGCTCCTCAGGCGACGATGCTCTCCACGCAGGCGCCGCACCCGAACGCGGGCAAGCTGTTCATCGCATGGCTCTACACCCCCGAGGGCCAGGAGGCCATCGCCGCCCGTGGCGACTACGGCCTGGTGAGCGGTTCGCCCGGTCCCGAAGGATTTCCCGGGATCGACGATCTCACCGCGATGCCGGTCCCGGAGGACCAGTCGGCGCTGGACGAGAAGTACACCGCCGAGTGGAAGCCGCTCTTCGGCTGA
- a CDS encoding acetate--CoA ligase family protein, whose translation MSSLSTLFAPRSIALVGASDSAPWTQLVLDGLDRVGYAGDLHLVNGRGRTVGGRATVTGLAQIGGPVDLAYLLVPEAAVERALGDATAAGIRNIVVLASGFTEAGAHGAHAEQRLREAVVRSGLHLIGPNGLGFVSPHDRVALFPPLARRSLPPAGSVAMVSQSGGIAAEALDLFAATGVGLSLLVSTGNEAGVDVAEVIDHLVGDPRTGAICLFLETVRRPRAFLDAARRASEAGKPVIALKVGRSAASARTVAAHTGALVGDDRATRSAFASVGVVAVDSLEEAVLAAAIATTVPPPAVPAIAAAGISGGACSVAADAADRYGVTLADLAPRTVAALSTVLPSFGSVTNPLDATGAAVSNPAVLEHVLTSLRADPGVGLVLAQVPIPVDGTGATTAMLDAAARATRPDPGRAPVALCPGSAYGLPAGVRERAREHGLPILPGSMTQVVRAVALMSRWWARPHATAVSSPPSVLPRRDLDEPWSEEDGRQLLRANGIPVAPATIVTTSAAAVAAAAQWDEPVALKLVSPHIPHKSDVGGVHLGLVGPADVARGFAQVAAVLADRGEPPCALVGPMRPDGIDLIVGVVRDAQWGPVLAVGLGGVWTEVLDDVSTRLLPVDVPTVRTMLDDLRARAALAGGRGHPPAPLHELAQVITRIGDLALALGPRLTALEINPLRIVSDSVEALDVVVTLAEPGPST comes from the coding sequence ATGAGCTCCCTCAGCACGCTCTTCGCCCCTCGCTCGATCGCTCTCGTCGGCGCCTCGGACTCCGCCCCGTGGACACAGCTCGTCCTCGACGGCCTGGATCGGGTCGGCTACGCCGGAGACCTGCACCTCGTCAACGGCCGTGGACGCACGGTGGGCGGGAGGGCGACCGTGACCGGCCTCGCCCAGATCGGTGGGCCGGTCGATCTCGCCTACCTCCTCGTGCCGGAGGCCGCGGTCGAGCGGGCCCTCGGCGACGCCACCGCGGCGGGCATCCGCAACATCGTCGTCCTCGCCTCGGGGTTCACCGAGGCGGGCGCGCACGGTGCACACGCCGAGCAGCGACTGCGCGAGGCCGTCGTGCGGTCCGGCCTCCACCTGATCGGCCCGAACGGTCTCGGCTTCGTGAGCCCTCACGACCGGGTCGCGCTCTTCCCTCCCCTCGCCCGTCGAAGCCTGCCTCCTGCGGGCTCGGTGGCGATGGTCTCCCAGAGCGGCGGGATCGCGGCCGAGGCCCTCGATCTCTTCGCGGCGACCGGCGTGGGACTGAGCCTGCTCGTCAGCACGGGCAACGAGGCCGGGGTCGATGTCGCCGAGGTGATCGACCACCTCGTCGGCGATCCGCGCACGGGAGCGATCTGCCTGTTCCTGGAGACCGTCCGCCGGCCGAGGGCCTTCCTCGACGCCGCGCGGCGCGCGTCGGAGGCCGGCAAGCCCGTCATCGCACTCAAGGTGGGACGGAGCGCCGCCAGCGCCCGGACGGTGGCGGCGCACACCGGCGCCCTCGTGGGCGACGACCGGGCCACCCGCAGCGCCTTCGCATCGGTCGGCGTCGTGGCCGTCGACAGCCTGGAGGAGGCGGTCCTCGCCGCAGCGATCGCGACCACGGTGCCGCCGCCCGCTGTCCCGGCCATCGCCGCCGCCGGGATCTCGGGGGGCGCCTGCAGCGTCGCCGCCGATGCGGCCGACCGCTACGGCGTGACGCTGGCCGACCTCGCGCCGAGGACCGTGGCGGCCCTGAGCACCGTCCTGCCCTCCTTCGGCTCGGTGACGAACCCACTGGATGCGACCGGCGCGGCCGTCTCGAATCCTGCTGTCCTCGAGCACGTGCTCACGAGCCTGCGTGCCGATCCCGGTGTCGGACTGGTGCTCGCCCAGGTACCCATCCCCGTCGACGGCACCGGCGCGACGACCGCGATGCTGGACGCAGCCGCCCGCGCGACCCGCCCGGACCCGGGCCGGGCACCGGTGGCCCTCTGCCCCGGCTCGGCGTACGGACTTCCTGCGGGGGTACGCGAGCGCGCCCGGGAACACGGCCTGCCGATCCTGCCCGGCTCGATGACGCAGGTCGTCCGCGCCGTCGCCCTGATGAGCAGGTGGTGGGCTCGCCCCCACGCCACAGCGGTGTCGAGTCCGCCATCCGTGCTTCCCCGGCGCGACCTCGACGAGCCCTGGTCCGAGGAGGACGGCCGCCAGCTCCTGCGCGCCAACGGCATCCCGGTGGCCCCAGCCACCATCGTGACCACATCGGCGGCCGCCGTCGCCGCGGCGGCGCAATGGGACGAACCGGTGGCGCTCAAGCTGGTCTCGCCGCACATCCCGCACAAGAGCGACGTGGGCGGCGTTCACCTGGGGCTCGTCGGCCCGGCCGACGTCGCCCGGGGCTTCGCGCAGGTCGCAGCCGTGCTCGCAGACCGCGGAGAGCCCCCGTGCGCGCTCGTGGGTCCCATGCGGCCTGATGGGATCGACCTCATCGTCGGCGTGGTCCGCGACGCCCAGTGGGGACCGGTGCTCGCGGTCGGTCTCGGTGGCGTGTGGACCGAGGTGCTCGACGACGTCAGTACCCGCCTACTGCCCGTCGACGTCCCCACTGTCCGTACGATGCTCGACGACCTGCGCGCCCGCGCGGCCCTCGCCGGCGGTCGAGGTCACCCGCCGGCGCCACTCCACGAGCTCGCGCAGGTCATCACCCGCATCGGCGACCTGGCCCTGGCTCTCGGCCCTCGGCTCACCGCGCTCGAGATCAACCCCCTGCGCATCGTGTCCGATTCCGTCGAGGCGCTCGACGTCGTCGTCACCCTGGCGGAGCCTGGTCCATCCACGTGA